Proteins from a single region of Enoplosus armatus isolate fEnoArm2 chromosome 6, fEnoArm2.hap1, whole genome shotgun sequence:
- the aplnr2 gene encoding apelin receptor 2, with product MSDFLTSPSPSPPPLFHCDYSDWSPSFSIIPSVYLLAFLVGCLGNSLVLWAYLDRAEGRGVRTGDKTGIGKFCCAGIRTNEQNINSAGRFHHGSFPQKKKENSGQRPSSHSSTSSSYLPSIPRPSRSLTDSLIASLALADLCFLVTLPLWAVYTAMGYHWPFGQPLCQMSSFLTALNMYASVFSLSMLSVERYWVLTGRRHSSHHAPQKCPSRALWILGGVWVLAGVLALPGLLLRSVREVELDPESEDDWQLEPIHPTDSGSVFLSCQMDYSMLIGAELEETDRERAEMWWAAALSLKSTLIGFLLPLVVLLVCYCSLAQVLSRHFGRGPRPDRRRQRRLLRVIVTLVMAFFLCWLPLHVNKTVSMLLEFGFVPYSCSLDQLLLAAQPYVTCLAYLNSCLNPLLYAACDPSFRKRCRGALLMLCRREGGREGKEGKKDEGEEEKEERSSASPTRTQEETADRTEEGEEERVGEGGVMIAEAS from the coding sequence ATGTCAGACTTcctcacctccccctccccttctccccctcccctcttccacTGCGACTACAGCGACTGgtctccctccttctccatcaTCCCGTCCGTCTACCTGCTGGCCTTCCTGGTTGGTTGCCTCGGTAACAGCCTCGTGCTGTGGGCCTACCTGGACCGAGCCGAGGGGAGGGGAGTGAGGACCGGAGACAAAACTGGAATTGGAAAGTTCTGTTGCGCTGGCATCAGAACCAATGAGCAGAACATTAATAGCGCTGGTAGATTTCACCACGGGTCATTTCctcagaagaagaaggaaaacagtGGACAAAGAccctcctctcactcctccacctcctcctcttatcttccctccatccctcgtCCCTCACGCTCCCTGACAGACTCTCTAATAGCCAGTTTAGCATTAGCTGACCTGTGCTTCCTTGTGACTCTCCCTCTGTGGGCGGTCTACACAGCGATGGGCTACCACTGGCCTTTTGGGCAACCCCTCTGCCAAATGAGCAGCTTCCTCACTGCACTCAACATGTATGCCAGCGTGTTCAGcctgagcatgctcagtgtgGAGCGGTACTGGGTTCTGACTGGACGCCGGCACTCCAGCCACCATGCCCCACAGAAGTGCCCCAGCAGGGCTTTGTGGATACTTGGGGGGGTGTGGGTGCTGGCGGGGGTGCTGGCACTTCCTGGTTTGCTGCTGCGCTCTGTCAGGGAGGTGGAGTTAGACCCTGAATCTGAAGATGATTGGCAGCTAGAGCCAATTCATCCTACTGACTCTGGATCAGTCTTCCTCTCCTGCCAGATGGATTACTCCATGCTGATtggagcagagctggaggagacagaTCGAGAGAGGGCGGAGATGTGGTGGGCGGCCGCTTTGAGTCTTAAATCAACTCTAATTGGcttcctgcttcctcttgtCGTCTTGCTGGTCTGCTACTGCTCATTGGCCCAGGTcctcagcagacattttggacGGGGCCCTCGTCCTGACCGCAGGCGTCAGCGAAGACTCCTCAGGGTCATTGTCACTTTAGTGATGGCTTTCTTCCTGTGCTGGCTGCCTCTGCATGTTAATAAGACGGTCTCCATGCTGCTGGAGTTTGGTTTTGTCCCATACTCCTGCTCTTTAGATCAGCTTTTACTGGCTGCTCAACCATACGTCACCTGTTTAGCTTATCTCAACTCCTGCCTTAACCCTCTCCTGTACGCTGCCTGTGACCCGTCATTCAGGAAGAGATGCAGAGGAGCTCTTCTCATGTTGtgcaggagagaaggaggaagagagggaaaggagggaaagaaggacgaaggagaggaagagaaagaagaaagaagctcAGCTTCTCCCACAAGAAcacaagaggaaacagcagataggacagaggagggagaagaggagagggtgggggaAGGGGGTGTGATGATTGCTGAGGCCTCATGA
- the pus7 gene encoding pseudouridylate synthase 7 homolog codes for MAESEPVPVPVLVGEKRGCPEDEEKDTPSKKPRVEKDDKNGGPPHQDEKEEPEGEAGVGEEEGETFADMMKHGLTELDVGILKYVSDHEGFSGILKERYSDFVVHEVNKQGKIVHLDDLSIPAEPEVRYGIKFQSPAPQQPQESDVLTEEQKKQLGELQLFKNKETNVSIEVLDDTKEKRTLVHKAIKTQFPGLETKTEEKEGRKFIVAYHAAGKTALAEVKTTAAPRKHFWPKNRGSFCHFVLYKENKDTMDAINVLSKFLRLRPNMFSYMGTKDKRAITVQEIAVLKITAERLAHLNKCLMNLKLGNFCYKNHPLKLGELQGNHFTVVIRNISGTDEQVHQAMTSLKQTGFINYYGMQRFGTTAVPTQQVGRAILKNDWNEVVDLILKPRPGAEKEFLVRCREEWAKTQDPEAALRKLPNKRCVEGQLLRGLSMYGKKNIVTAFGLIPRNNRLMYIHSYQSVVWNTMVSRRIEAFGLKAVEGDLVLRGTTAHVLSAEEAESHSIHDIVMPLPGFDVIYPSHHVGKGYGELLSADGLDIDNMRHKVKDYSLAGAYRRIIIRPSDVSWEVIQYDDPRISLVHSDFEKLEKKPAPVFNKEGKYRALRMEFSLPPSTYATMAVREVLKLDTSIKKQTQLNTTWFN; via the exons ATGGCTGAATCAGAGCCTGTACCTGTCCCTGTCCTGGTTGGAGAAAAGAGAGGCTGTccagaagatgaagagaaagacacaccATCAAAGAAACCCAGAGTTGAGAAGGATGACAAGAATGGAGGCCCTCCCCACCAAGATGAGAAGGAAGAGCCGGAGGGTGAAGCAGGtgttggagaggaggagggtgagaccTTTGCTGACATGATGAAGCACGGCCTCACTGAGTTAGATGTGGGCATCCTGAAATATGTCAGTGACCACGAAGGCTTCTCAGGAATCTTGAAGGAAAG ATATTCTGATTTTGTGGTGCATGAAGTCAACAAACAAGGCAAGATAGTGCATTTAGATGACCTCTCTATCCCTGCAGAGCCTGAGGTAAGATATGGAATTAAATTTCAATCACCA GCTCCACAGCAGCCACAAGAATCTGATGTACTGACTGAAGAGCAGAAAAAGCAGCTTGGGGAGCTGCAACTCTTCAAGAATAAAGAGACCAATGTCTCTATTGAG GTGTTGGACGATACAAAAGAGAAGCGTACGCTGGTCCACAAAGCCATCAAGACTCAGTTTCCTGGTCTGGAGACTaagacagaagagaaggaaggacGCAAGTTCATAGTGGCCTACCACGCTGCTGGGAAGACAGCTCTAGCAG AGGTCAAAACAACTGCAG CTCCAAGGAAACACTTCTGGCCCAAAAACCGTGGCAGTTTCTGCCACTTTGTCCTGTACAAGGAGAACAAGGACACCATGGACGCTATCAATGTGCTTTCAAAGTTCCTCAG GCTTAGACCCAACATGTTTTCCTACATGGGAACCAAGGACAAGAGAGCCATCACTGTGCAGGAGATTGCAGTGCTCAA GATCACAGCAGAGAGGTTGGCTCACCTCAACAAGTGCCTCATGAACCTCAAGCTGGGAAACTTTTGCTACAAAAATCACCCTCTTAAGCTGGGGGAGCTGCAGGGAAACCACTTCACTGTGGTCATCAG AAACATCTCAGGGACAGATGAACAGGTCCATCAGGCCATGACATCCCTCAAGCAGACAGGCTTCATCAACTACTACGGCATGCAGCGCTTTGGCACCACAGCTGTGCCTACACAACAAGTTGGCAG GGCTATCTTGAAAAACGACTGGAATGAGGTGGTGGATTTAATTCTGAAGCCTCGTCCCGGCG CGGAGAAAGAATTCCTGGTCCGCTGCAGGGAGGAGTGGGCAAAGACTCAGGACCCAGAGGCAGCCCTGAGGAAGCTGCCAAACAAGCGCTGTGTGGAGGGGCAGCTGCTGCGAGGCCTGTCTATGTATGGCAAGAAGAACATCGTCACTGCTTTTGGACTG ATCCCTCGTAACAACCGCCTGATGTACATCCACAGCTACCAGAGCGTGGTGTGGAACACCATGGTGAGCCGGAGAATCGAAGCCTTCGGCCTGAAGGCTGTGGAGGGGGATCTGGTGCTCAGAGGAA CCACAGCACACGTGCTGTCTGCAGAGGAGGCTGAGAGTCACTCCATCCACGACATTGTGATGCCACTTCCTGGGTTTGATGTTATCTACCCCTCGCATCACG tgGGTAAAGGTTACGGagagctgctctctgcagacGGGTTGGACATCGACAACATGAGACACAAAGTGAAGGACTATTCTCTGGCTGGAGCCTACAGACGCATCATCATCAGACCCAGTGACGTCAGCTG GGAGGTGATTCAGTATGACGACCCCAGGATCTCCCTGGTGCATAGTGATTTTGAGAAACTGGAGAAGAAACCCGCTCCTGTCTTCAACAAAG AGGGGAAGTATCGGGCTCTGCGGATGGagttctctctgcctccctcaaCTTATGCTACCATGGCAGTCAGAGAGGTCCTCAAGTTGGACACTAGCATCAAGAAACAGACGCAGCTCAACACCACCTGGTTCAACTGA
- the LOC139286304 gene encoding endonuclease domain-containing 1 protein-like — protein sequence MAGAEVQENLSPECKQFLYMGTLPRGLEEQPFKKICQFYEGNPRFVTLYDTFNHVPVYSAYTFKRSDGSKKVDVPWMYEPQLSTVSGSREMQPFPSENVHKSFEDAQAVLDDYSDTVIFERGQLNPDEHQAHPDDKAATYTLTNVVPQVREFNIGPWKHHEHTIRRRLNNYCRGTAYVVTGVTSSGHTIHRHNINRLGIPTYLWSAYCCIDFDHNAPYSERSKFPAFAAHGLNDRENNKVQEMTVQQLEDFLKRVTYVGSSFQVFYDNCVPPNSANSALHLP from the exons ATGGCAGGAGCAGAAGTGCAGGAAAACCTCTCCCCTGAGTGTAAACAGTTCCTGTACATGGGCACACTACCTCGAGGGCTTGAGGAGCAGCCTTTTAAAAAGATTTGCCAGTTCTACGAGGGCAACCCACGATTTGTCACTTTGTATGACACCTTCAACCACGTCCCTGTTTATTCTGCGTACACCTTCAAGCGCTCGGATGGGTCCAAGAAGGTTGATGTGCCTTGGATGTATGAGCCACAG CTCTCCACAGTGTCTGGCTCACGTGAGATGCAGCCGTTCCcttctgaaaatgttcacaAGAGTTTTGAGGATGCTCAGGCCGTGCTTGACGACTACTCTGACACTGTAATCTTTGAACGTGGTCAGCTGAATCCAGACGAGCACCAGGCCCACCCTGATGACAAAGCAGCCACCTACACTCTGACCAATGTGGTTCCTCAGGTCCGAGAGTTCAACATCGGCCCCTGGAAACACCACGAGCACACCATCCGCAGGCGGCTCAACAACTACTGCCGTGGCACCGCCTATGTGGTCACTGGGGTCACCAGCTCAGGGCACACAATCCACCGCCACAACATCAACCGCCTCGGCATCCCCACCTACCTCTGGTCAGCAtactgctgcattgattttgaccACAATGCACCGTACTCTGAGCGCTCAAAGTTTCCTGCGTTTGCAGCTCACGGGCTCAATGACAGGGAGAATAACAAGGTTCAAGAGATGACGGTGCAGCAGCTAGAGGACTTCCTGAAGAGGGTGACTTATGTTGGCAGCTCTTTCCAGGTCTTTTATGACAACTGTGTGCCTCCTAATAGTGCTAATAGTGCCCTGCACCTGCCTTGA
- the hdac10 gene encoding polyamine deacetylase HDAC10, which produces MKMGTALIYDEEMTKYKLLWVDPACKIEVPERLTVSHEALIKNGLADRCVSVPVREATDADILLVHSEEYLEAVKKTPYMTLEDLKEFTLKYGDVYFHPNIYHCAKLAAGAALQLVDSVMTGKVRNGMALVRPPGHHSMRSAANGFCVFNNVAIAARYAKQKYGVKRVLIVDWDVHHGQGVQYCFEDDPSVLYFSWHRYEHQKFWPQLRESDYDSVGKENGAGFNINVPWNKVGMKNSDYLSVFCHVLLPVAYEFCPDLVLVCAGFDSAIGDPEGEMCASPDIFAHLTHLLMNLAGGKLCAVLEGGYNLTSLPQSVCQTVQTLLGDPAPRPANLDGPCESALESLHCVRSAHRQYWSCLKHAAELPTSDISTKRINLAEEEEEERLEKGEEEKVEEKVWPEPPKRVTPPIQTALVLPNGVACPDRCKRFSSSEDPDPFIVNRLRENFLKDADDSDALTTLSSLIALVEKMEKNEICNALALVRDVSLAMMCVVQHAATALSNRVLVVCVGDAVIPSHGTEDGKTLLVQFSNKESEEQKCKYYIPVCLKKCCSDVSGFTQAVLGLLLPLGYEYDPSLVLLVRTPGSGLCDSVWQQLTGLLQGLAQGHTLVLMQEGEKGCVGPTASSLLGDAAPSLGQLHAPLPEDVEALERLRHRLQTDWKLLQTTASETGGGDEH; this is translated from the exons ATGAAGATGGGAACAGCATTGATTTATGATGAGGAGATGACCAAATACAAACTGCTCTGGGTTGA ccctGCATGTAAGATCGAGGTACCCGAGCGTCTGACAGTGAGTCATGAAGCTTTGATCAAGAACGGCCTGGCTGATCGTTGCGTCTCCGTACCTGTACGCGAGGCGACAGATGCCGACATTCTGCTGGTTCACAG TGAGGAGTACTTGGAGGCAGTGAAAAAGACCCCCTATATGACTCTGGAGGACCTGAAGGAGTTCACCCTGAAATATGGTGACGTCTACTTCCACCCA AACATCTATCACTGTGCCAAGCTGGCAGCAGGGGCCGCACTGCAGCTAGTGGACAGTGTTATGACGGGGAAGGTGAGGAATGGCATGGCTCTGGTCAG ACCACCAGGACACCATAGTATGCGCAGTGCTGCCAATGGATTCTGTGTGTTCAATAATGTGGCCATAGCAGCTCGATATGCCAAACAAAAATATGGGGTCAAAAG GGTGTTGATAGTTGACTGGGATGTTCATCATGGTCAAGGGGTGCAGTACTGTTTTGAAGATGATCCAAG tgtGCTCTACTTCTCTTGGCACCGCTATGAACATCAGAAATTCTGGCCTCAACTTAGAGAATCAGACTACGACAGTGTTGGCAAAGAGAACGGGGCAGGATTCAATATAAATGTACCATGGAACAAG GTAGGAATGAAGAACAGCGACTATCTGTCAGTCTTCTGTCACGTCCTTTTACCGGTCGCATATGAG TTTTGCCCAGACTTGGTCCTGGTGTGTGCAGGCTTTGACTCAGCCATCGGTGACCCTGAG gGTGAAATGTGTGCCAGCCCAGACATCTTCGCCCACCTTACTCACCTCCTGATGAACCTCGCAGGAGGGAAACTATGTGCTGTGCTTGAG GGAGGATACAACTTGACGTCCCTCCCCCAGTCTGTGTGCCAAACAGTTCAAACTTTGCTTGGAGATCCTGCGCCTCGACCTGCAAACCTCGATGGTCCCTGTGAAAG TGCGCTTGAGTCCCTTCACTGTGTCCGATCAGCTCATAGGCAGTACTGGTCCTGCCTCAAACATGCAG CTGAGCTACCTACCTCTGATATCAGCACAAAGCGCATTAACttggcagaagaagaagaagaagaaaggttggagaagggagaagaggagaaagtagAGGAAAAGGTGTGGCCAGAGCCTCCGAAACGAGTCACTCCTCCTATCCAAACTGCTTTAGTCCTCCCTAATGGTGTGGCTTGCCCAGACAGATGTAAACGCTTCAGCTCATCAGAGGATCCCGACCCATTTATAGTCAACAGACTCAG GGAGAACTTCCTCAAAGATGCAGATGACAGCGATGCTCTCACGACCCTCTCCAGTCTTATTGCCCTTGTagagaaaatggagaagaaTGAG ATCTGCAATGCCTTGGCGCTGGTCCGTGATGTCTCCTTGGCGATGATGTGTGTTGTCCAGCATGCTGCAACTGCTCTCAGCAACCG ggttttggttgtgtgtgttggagacGCAGTGATCCCAAGTCACGGCACAGAGGATGG GAAAACACTCTTGGTGCAGTTCAGCAACAAGGAGTCAGAGGAacagaaatgcaaatattaCATTCCTGTGTGTCTGAAGAAG TGCTGCAGTGACGTGTCGGGGTTCACACAGGCTGTGTTGGGCCTCCTTCTGCCTCTGGGATACGAATATGACCCTAGTCTGGTTCTGTTGGTCCGGACGCCAGGTAGTGGGCTATGTGACAGTGTGTGGCAACAACTAACGGGCCTGCTGCAGGGCCTggctcaaggacacacactggTACTCATGCAG gAAGGTGAGAAGGGATGTGTTGGCCccacagcctcctctctcctcggGGACGCTGCCCCCTCTCTGGGGCAGCTTCATGCTCCTCTACCAGAGGATGTGGAGGCGCTGGAGAGGTTGAGGCACAGACTGCAGACGGACTGGAAGCTACTGCAGACTACAG catcagaaacTGGAGGAGGTGATGAGCACTGA